In a single window of the Cydia amplana chromosome 4, ilCydAmpl1.1, whole genome shotgun sequence genome:
- the LOC134663264 gene encoding patj homolog: MHLGVNLSNALQQLESVKAAVDQSDDPKLKAATNDDLNMLISLLESPILKSIATLQDSVGMLATQVAHHPSILPGDFDITPAGELALQTRNLYGAEGEEEQRVPQVSPPHCLDFGSSSDNERVLGLDSASIDSNMSPKQSHGILEMSRNDDSLASASPNIVAGDWAQVEVINLVNDGTGLGFGIIGARTSGVIVKTILAGGVADRDGRLKSGDHILQIGDAHLVEMGSEQVAGVLRASGSRVRLVVARAVDPALAPPAAAPLVPARLLSDPEALDRYLLETGFEQVFHTQPVHHPPASRFVFDSAVTPPPETDAESPEVDRFTVQLKKDENGLGITIAGYVCEKEELSGIFVKSVSAGSAAALSGRVRVNDRIVAVDGASLAGKSNQRAVDALKQSGNLVTLELERYLRGPKYEQLQQAIAAGESAGTATVAHNPFLHMHRPEPAQHDIQMTTLHNVESSVEDPAPSPPRSPPAARAQPAFEMPRTAEQKEAIRRKWQSILGEDVEIVVGVVMRGGGGLGISLEGTVDVEGGREVRPHHYVRSVLPEGPVGRAGVHRPGDELLEVNGHRLLGMNHLEVVSILKELSSEVCMVCARPRPAHAPPPALDLAPPAPTLVKAKSDGSLAGAGAEEGGSLSGGKVRSRSLEPLTGLAMWSSEPQIIELLKGERGLGFSILDYQDPLRPAHTLVVIRSLVPGGVAQQDGRLIPGDRLLFVNDQNLEDASLEQAVAALKGAPRGVVRIGVAKPLPLVDAPPPLPASAPPRHD, encoded by the exons ATGCATCTTGGTGTAAATTTGTCCAATGCTCTTCAGCAATTGGAAAGTGTGAAAGCTGCTGTGGATCAAAGTGATGATCCGAAACTGAAG gcTGCTACCAATGATGACCTGAATATGTTGATTAGCTTACTGGAGAGTCCGATCCTGAAGAGCATAGCTACACTTCAGGACTCTGTTGGCATGCTGGCTACGCAAGTGGCTCATCATCCTTCGATTCTGCCTGGTGATTTTGATATTACTCCTGCAG GTGAACTTGCTCTGCAAACTCGAAACTTGTACGGCGCGGAAGGCGAGGAAGAGCAGCGAGTCCCACAGGTGTCTCCACCGCACTGCCTCGATTTCGGCTCGAGCTCGGACAACGAGCGAGTGCTCGGGCTTGACTCTGCCTCTATTGACTCTAACATGTCACCTAAACAG AGTCACGGCATCCTCGAAATGTCCAGAAACGACGACTCTCTGGCGTCTGCCTCTCCTAACATAGTTGCGGGCGACTGGGCGCAAGTGGAGGTCATTAACCTCGTCAACGACGGCACTGGACTTGGATTCG GTATAATTGGGGCAAGGACTAGTGGTGTAATTGTCAAGACCATCTTGGCGGGTGGCGTCGCGGACCGCGACGGGCGTCTCAAGTCTGGAGATCACATTCTACAAATAGGAGAC GCTCATTTAGTGGAGATGGGTTCCGAGCAAGTGGCAGGCGTGTTGCGAGCGTCCGGTTCACGGGTCCGCCTGGTGGTAGCCCGCGCCGTGGACCCGGCTCtagcgccgcccgccgccgcgccgctcgtCCCCGCTAGGCTGCTATCGGACCCGGAGGCTCTGGACCGGTATCTGCTGGAAACCGGTTTCGAGCAGGTGTTCCACACCCAGCCGGTGCACCACCCGCCCGCTTCTCGGTTCGTGTTCGACAGCGCGGTGACGCCGCCCCCAGAAACAG ACGCTGAATCACCAGAGGTCGACAGATTTACAGTGCAGCTGAAGAAGGATGAGAATGGACTGGGAATAACTATAGCAG GTTACGTGTGCGAAAAAGAGGAGCTTTCGGGTATCTTCGTAAAGTCAGTGTCGGCGGGCAGCGCCGCGGCGTTGAGCGGTCGTGTGCGAGTCAACGACCGCATCGTGGCCGTCGACGGCGCGTCGCTGGCCGGCAAGTCCAACCAGCGCGCCGTCGACGCGCTCAAACAGAGCGGGAACCTGGTCACACTCGAGCTGGAGAG ATACCTGCGCGGTCCGAAATATGAGCAGCTGCAGCAGGCTATAGCAGCGGGCGAGAGTGCTGGGACGGCCACCGTCGCGCACAACCCGTTCCTGCACATGCACCGGCCGGAACCGGCGCAACACGACATACAGATGACGACGTTACACAA CGTGGAATCCAGCGTGGAGGATCCGGCGCCGTCGCCGCCGCGCAGCCCGCCCGCAGCGCGCGCGCAGCCCGCGTTTGAGATGCCGCGCACCGCCGAACAGAAGGAGGCTATTAGGAGGAAGTGGCAGTCCATATTAG gcgAAGACGTGGAAATAGTAGTGGGAGTAGTgatgcgcggcggcggcggcctcgGCATCTCGCTCGAGGGCACCGTGGACGTGGAGGGAGGCCGCGAGGTGCGGCCTCACCACTACGTGCGCTCCGTGCTGCCCGAGGGGCCCGTGGGCCGCGCCGGTGTGCACCGCCCCGGCGACGAGCTGCTCG AGGTGAACGGTCACCGGCTGCTGGGCATGAACCACCTGGAGGTGGTGTCGATCCTGAAGGAGCTGTCGAGCGAGGTGTGCATGGTGTGCGCGCGGCCGCGGCCTGcgcacgcgccgccgccggcgctggacctcgcgccgcccgcgcccacGCTCGTCAAG GCTAAATCAGACGGTAGTCTTGCTGGGGCGGGGGCTGAGGAAGGCGGGTCGCTGTCGGGCGGGAAGGTGCGCTCGCGCAGCCTAGAGCCGCTCACCGGGCTCGCCATGTGGTCTTCCGAGCCGCAGATTATAG AACTGCTGAAAGGCGAGCGCGGCCTCGGCTTCTCAATCCTGGACTACCAGGACCCGCTGCGGCCCGCGCACACGCTCGTGGTGATCCGCTCGCTGGTGCCGGGCGGCGTGGCCCAGCAGGACGGCCGGCTCATCCCCGGCGACCGGCTGCTGTTCGTCAACGACCAG AACCTGGAGGACGCGAGCCTGGAGCAGGCGGTGGCGGCGCTAAAGGGCGCGCCGCGCGGCGTGGTGCGCATCGGCGTGGCCAAGCCGCTGCCGCTCGTcgacgcgccgccgccgctgcccgcctccgcgccgccccGACACGACTGA